AAAAAGCCTTCACGCAATAATGATTGCATGAAGGCTTTTGATGTTTTCTTATTTTTTTGTCTCGTTAACCCATGTAATAATGTCCTGGATGACGTACTCGGGAACATTAGCAGGGATTTCATATTCACTAGGGAGGCTTAATTCCCCGTCACCCTCCGTGAAGAAATGATTCAATTTCGGGTATTTTTTGAACTGAACATTCCTGCGGTTTGCAAGCCCTTCTTGCCATTTTGTATATTCATTTTTTACTGTTACTTGATAATCGCGTGCTCCTTGCAGAATGAGTAAAGGCTCTTTTCGTGATTTTGCCTCTTCAACTGGACGCCACCTAGAAACATCATACATAAAATGAGGTGACCCAAAATTGTAGCCAGCTGGAGGATGATCAGGATTGAAAGTAGGATCCTGAATAAAAGCAGCCTGTCTTTTTAGTTCATCGATTTCTTCCTGTGGTTTCCCAAGGTATTGATACTGATCAATGGCAATGTCAGTCAAAGGGTGTGCAGGTGGTGCGAGTAAGATACTTCCTCGAACAAGTGAAGAAGGCGCTTTGCTCAGTATACGCGGCATTGTGCCAGCTCCTTGGCTATGTCCGAGAATGAAAATATTATTTGGATCAATGCCTTCCTGCTGCGCTGCGGATTTTGCTGCATATATAGCATCATCTGTAGTATCACGGTCTAACGTAACGGGTTCTGCACTCATCTTTAATGCATGTTCTAAGGTACGTTTTTCATAGCGCAACACTGCAATTCCGTTGGATGAAAGGCCCACCGCAAGGTCTCGTAAGATTTTTGTTCCCAAATAGGTAGCATCGCGATCATGGATGCCAGCACCATGCACAAGAACAACGACGGGTACCTTTTCACCACGCTGATGCTTCGGAACTGTTAATGTCGCTGGTAACGGATAGGTAGAATTTCCAATGACGATTTCACGTTCTTGATAGGAGTCAGGTTGATCATAGCTAGGATGTGGGATGGTATAAGATTCTTCGGGTGGCCTTTCTCCAATTTCATCTACTTTCCCGCCAGGTGTGAATTTAAGGAGTAGCGGTATGGTAGTTCCTTCGGTAGCTGCTGGAATTTCTACCGTCTGATGGACCAAGTTTCGTTCTTTTATCACGGGGGTTCCCATGCTTTTTATCCCGCTCCAGCCACTTTGTGTCCACCAGTTTTGTAATGTGGTTGCTGTAAACTTGGATTGAAAAGCAGTTGACGTCAACTGTAGTGCCTCTGCATACTTACCTTGCTGGAGATATTCAAAAAATAATGATGTACGCTCCGTTAAAGAGACTAGTTTCTTTTCAGCAGATTGTTCTTCGCGTGTATCTGCGTGAATAGTTGTTGTAAGCGGGAAAGATGAAACGCCTAAAGAAAAGAGTAGGGGAAAGGTAAGTACTGATCTTTGTATTTTCTTTTTTTTATTC
This DNA window, taken from Bacillus cereus ATCC 14579, encodes the following:
- a CDS encoding alpha/beta hydrolase yields the protein MNKKKKIQRSVLTFPLLFSLGVSSFPLTTTIHADTREEQSAEKKLVSLTERTSLFFEYLQQGKYAEALQLTSTAFQSKFTATTLQNWWTQSGWSGIKSMGTPVIKERNLVHQTVEIPAATEGTTIPLLLKFTPGGKVDEIGERPPEESYTIPHPSYDQPDSYQEREIVIGNSTYPLPATLTVPKHQRGEKVPVVVLVHGAGIHDRDATYLGTKILRDLAVGLSSNGIAVLRYEKRTLEHALKMSAEPVTLDRDTTDDAIYAAKSAAQQEGIDPNNIFILGHSQGAGTMPRILSKAPSSLVRGSILLAPPAHPLTDIAIDQYQYLGKPQEEIDELKRQAAFIQDPTFNPDHPPAGYNFGSPHFMYDVSRWRPVEEAKSRKEPLLILQGARDYQVTVKNEYTKWQEGLANRRNVQFKKYPKLNHFFTEGDGELSLPSEYEIPANVPEYVIQDIITWVNETKK